The Streptomyces tubercidicus DNA segment CCGGTACCCAGGGCACCCAGGGCGAAGACGGCGAGCAGCGGGATGATCGGGTAGCTGGTCGGTGCGGTGGTGAACAGTGTTGTCACGACGGCCAGTTGGGCGGTGGCCAGGAGCAGCTGGGTGGTGGACATCGACAGGTGTGAGTGCGAGACGCCTGCCAGGGTGCGGCGGACGTAGATCCAGCCGATGGCGTAGCTGAGCGCCGCGCCCAGTGCCATCACGGTGCCCGTCAGATCCGTGCCGGCGAAGCCCTGCCAGGCGCCGAGCACGGTGAGTACGCCCAGAAACCCGAGGCCGAGACCTGCCACCCGGCGGCGGGTGGGGCGGTCCTCGGAGAGCGCGATGACCGACAGCGCCATACCCCACAGCGGTGAGGTGGCGTTGCAGATGCCGGCCAGTGTGGAGGGGATGGTCAGCTCGGCGTACGCGAAGAGGGAGAACGGCAGCGCGTTGAGGAAGAACGCGGCCGCGGTCAGATGGGCCCAGATGCGGGCGGACCGGGGGAGCCGCTCACGCTTGACCGTGAGGACGGCCAGCAGCACCAGCGCACCGAAGGCGACCCGGCCCAGCGTCACTTGCAGGGGAGCGAAGCCCTGGGTGCCCACCTTGATGAAGAGGAAGCTGAAGCCCCAGACGAGGGAGAGGACGGCGAAGCGGAGCTGCCAGCTGCGGGCCCGGCCGCCGGTCTTGGGGCTGGCGGTCGTGGTCGCCGTCCCGGTGCGGAGCGAGGGGGCCGCGGAGGTCGCGGTAGTAGCGGTGGCCGCGGTAATCGCGGAGGTCGCGGCGTCCCCGTCGGCGGCGGGGCGGTCAGTCGTAGCCGCGGTGTTCGTGGTGTCGGCGGAGGCGGTGGAGGTGCCGGTGGGGGTGCCGGTGGGGGTGCCGGTGGCGGTGCGCATGAGGTCCACGATGCGGGGTACAACTTCGTAGCACAAGCGAAAATTCGTGGCGGGTATCGCTTAGCATTGCTTATATGTTGAACCTTGATCGCCTACGGACGCTGAGTGCGGTCGCCCGCCATGGCTCGGTGGGCGCGGCTGCCGAGGGGCTGCATGTGACGACCTCCGCCGTCTCGCAGCAGATCGCCAAGCTGGAGCGGGAGACCGGGCAGCAGCTGCTGGCGAAGAACGGGCGTGGGGTGCGGCTGACCGACGCCGGACGGCTGCTCGCCGATCATGCGACGCGCATCCTTTCGCAGGTCGAGCTGGCCCAAGCAGAGCTGGAGGCGCATCGCGGCCAGGCGGTGGGCGAGCTGCGGATGGGTGCATTTCCCACTGCGGCACGGGGGCTCTTCCCGGCCGCGCTCGTCACCCTCCGCGCCGAGCACCCCCAGCTGCGGGCAGGGCTCACGGAGATGGAGCCGGACGAATCGGTCCGCGGAGTGGTGCGTGGCGACATCGATCTGGCGGTCGTCCTGGACTGGTACAACCGGCCGCTGTCCCTGCCCGACGGGCTGGCGAAGGCCCCGCTGCTGGACGATCCGGCCGATGTGGCGATGCCGTCCACCCATCCGCTGGCCCAGCGGCGGTCCGTGGAGCTGGAGGAGTTCGCCGATGACGAGTGGATCTCCTGGCCGCAGGGGGAGTTCTGCAATGAGTGGCTGATGTTCACGCTGCGCAGCAAGGGCATTGAGCCGCGGGTCGCGCATATGGCGGAGGAGCACGGCACCCAGCTCGCCCTGATCGCGGCGGGACTGGGCGTCGCGGTGGCTCCGCGACTCGGCCGTGGGCCCGTGCCGGAGGGAGTGAGCGTGGTGCCCGTACGCCATACGATGCGGCGCCATGTCTATGCCATCTGGCGTGCGGATGCCGACCGCAGGCCCTCGATCCGGGCCGCCGTGGGAGCGCTCCGCACGGCCGGGAAGAGTCTGCAGGGTTCCTGAGGCGGCCGGCGTCGGCTGCCCGCGGGCTTTGCTCAGGCCGGTGGGACGACGCCGCGGATCACGCCCAGCTCCAGCAAGTCCTGTGGGCGGATACGGAGTTGGTCGGCGGTGGAGTGGATCTGTGTCTCGTCGCGTTTGAGGATGGCCGCGGCCAGTTCCGGGGCGATCACGGAGAAGTAGCTGTCCGGTGTGGCCCAGAGCCGGTCCGGTGCGGCAAGGGCCAGCGCACCGCCCGAACCGCCTTCGCCGATGAGCAGGGAGGTGACGGGCACCCGGGCGGTGGCGAGCGCCGCGAAGGTGTCGGCGATGGCGGCCCCGGCACCGGCGCGCTCGGCCGCTGCGTCGTTGGCGGCGCCCGGGGTGTCGACGAGGGTGAGGACCGGCACGCCGAGCCGGTCGGCGAGCCGGACGAGCCGCGCGGCGGTACGGAATCCGGCCGGGCGGGTGGCCGTACCGCACTGGGCGGCGAAGGCGATGGTGCGCCCCTCGCGGCGGCCGAATCCGCACCGTATGCCGGGGTCGACACCGCCGCAGCGGTCGCCGCTGATCTCCTCCCGGTCGTCGAAGTAGGCGCGCAAATACGCCTCGGCACGCGGCCGCCCGGATGCGCGGGCGCGGACCACCGCATCCCAGCCGGTCTCCGGCAGCCCGGGTGGGCCGAGCGCAGCCGGCGGAGGCGCCGGATCCACCGTTGTGGCGGGCAACTCCCGTGATGTGCCCAGTAGTTGCAGCCATCGCTGGAGCGTGGCCCGCAGCTGGTCGGGCGGGACGACGGCATCGATCTGGCCGGCGGCCAGCTGGCCCTCGGCGGTGTAGGCGGAGGGGTCGGCATCCGGGGGACGCACCCGCGAGCCCGCGAAGCCGACCTGGGCACCGGGGAGCGCGAGGATCACATCGGCGGCCGCGCCCAGGGTGGCCCAGCCGCCGCCGGTCGTCGGATCGCGCAACACGGCGAGCTGGGGGAGCCCGGCGGCGCGGTTGAGTGCCGACTGCCGTGCCACCCGCTGGAGTTGGGTCAGCGCGCGCATCCCCTCCTGCATCCGGCTGCCGCCCGTGGCGATCAGGGAGACGACCGGCAGACGGTGTTCGCGGGCGTGGGTGTAGGCGGCCTCCAGACGGTCGCCGGTGCGCTCACCGAGGGAGCCGCCCAGATAGCGGAACTCGAAGGAGAGCACGACCGCTTCCCGGCCGCCTATCGTGGCCAGCGCGGTGACCACCGACTCCTCCTCGCCGGTCCGTTCCCGGGCGCGGGCCCGCGCTTCGTCGTAGCCGCGCCAGCCGAGGGGGCCGTCGGGTGCGGACGGCGTCCTGGACGATGCCCCGGAGGGGATTCCGACGTCGTCGGGCACGGCCGTTTCGGAGTAGCTGTCCGCCACTGCTGCGATGGCTTGGCGGGCTGTCAGCCGGGCGTATGGCAGGGCTGTGGTGGCGGCGTGGGCGGGTGGGGTGTGGGCGTCGGTCGTGGTGCTGTTGCCGGCCGCGGCGCTGTCGTCGGTCGTGGGCCCGGTGCCGCCGCCGCGCCGACCGTCGGCCTCCCCGGGGACCGCGCCCCCGTCCCCGCCACCTCCGCCCCTACGCACGGAGCTCACGCTTCAGGATCTTGCCCATGTCGTTGCGCGGCAGGGCGTCCAGGAAGTGCACGGTACGGGGGCGTTTGTGCGGGGCGAGCTGGCGGGCGACATGGTCGGCAAGTTCTTCGGCGGAGGGTGCCGGGCCGGCGTCCGGACCGGTCTCCGCCACGATCCAGGCGACGATCCGCTCACCGAGATCCTCGTCCGGCGCGCCGGTGACGGCGGCCTCGGCGACGCCCGGGTGGGCCAGGAGCGCATTCTCGATCTCGCCCGCGCCGATCTTGTAGCCGCCGCTCTTGATCAGATCGGTGGCCTTACGGCCCACGATGCGGTAGTTGCCCGCGGCGTCGCGGACCGCCATGTCACCAGTGCGGAACCAGCCGCCGTCGAAGGCCGCGGCGGTGGCATCGGGGCGGTTGAGGTACTCGACGAAGAGGTTCGGGCCGCGGACCTGGATCTCGCCGACCGTCTCGCCGTCGTTCGCCTCGATGGCCTGGCCCGCCTCGTCGACGAGCCGGGCATAGACCCCCGGGAGCGGTACGCCGACGGTCCCAGGCGCATCGGGGCCATCCGCCCGGACGCTGGTGTTCATCAGCGTTTCCGTCATGCCGTAGCGCTCGATCACCCGTCGGCCGGTGGCTGCCGTGATCCGCTCATGATCGGTCAGCGGCAGCGCGGCCGAGCCGGAGACCAGCAGCCGGGCCCTGGAGAGCGCCTTGGCGAGCGCGGGATTCTGCCCCACCTCGGCGGCCAGGCGGTGGTACATCGTCGGGACTCCGAAGAGCATCGTGCCCTCAGTGGCGAGTTCCCGGGCCACCGCTTCGGTGCTGAAGCGCCCCAGATGGTGCACGCTGCCACCGCGGCGCAGCGGCCCGAGGATGCCGAGGATCAGCCCATGGACGTGAAAGAGCGGCAGGGCGTGTACAAGGACGTCGTCGGCGGTCCACTGCCAGGCGTCTGCCAGCGCGTCGAGGGTGTGCGCAAGGGCGCGCCGGGGGAGGACCACGCCCTTGGGTGGCCCGGTCGTGCCGGAGGTGTAGACGATCAGCGCCGGTGCCTCATCGCCCGGTTCGATCGGCAGCGGGGCCGGCCCGGCCTCCTCGGAGGGCGCCGCGGCCTCGATGTCGATACGGGACAGCGCGGCGAGCGGGCCCGGCAGCTCGGAGCCCGGCTCGGCCAGGACGAGCGAGGGCGCGCTGTCCGCCACGATGTGCGCCAGCTCGCTCTCGCCGATCTTCGGGTTGACCGGCACCACGGCCACCCCGGCGAGCAGCGCCGCGACCGCACCGACCGAGGTCTCCAGCGTCGGCGTTGCCCAGAGGGCGATACGGGTCTCACCGGCGATCCGCTCGGCGAGCGCCCCCGCCACCAAAGCCAACTGGCCATGGCTGAGGCTGCGATCGCCGAAGCACAGCGCGGGTGCGGGCGAAGCGTCGCGCAGCGCGGGGAAGAGCACGTTCACCGGATCTCCTTCGTCCTCGGCGGCACCCGGCCACCTCGCGGCCGGGCCGTCCCGCTCCCGCACCTGCCGGTACCGAACGGGCTGACCCACACCACTCTCGCAGAGACCACTGACAACGTGATGTGCAACGTGATCACACGTGACGACTGCGACCTTTCGAAGGCGGCGACACCTGGTCCCGGTGGTTGACGCCACCTGGGGCGCCCGGTGACCGGCCCGATGAGATGCCGAAGCTGTACCGGCCGTCACCCGGCCGCTGCCGCTGCCGCAGCCGCAGCCGTGGGCCCCGTCTCGTACGCCCGCGCCCTCACCCCGGGATCTTGCGGAAGTCCCACGATGCGACGGACTTCGGCGTCAGGCGCAGCCACGCATGTCGGCCGTCGTGCGGCATCGTGGCCGTCCCGAAGTACTTCTGCGCGAAGAGCCGCTCCGGGGCGTCCAGTTCGGGGCACGGCTCGCCGGTGCGCGGCGCCTCCCCGACGAACTCGGCGCGGCCCGCCAGCTCGGCGCCGCGCAGCTCGCCGTACGCGTGCCCGTCATCGACGACCACCGTGATCCGCGGGTCCTTGCGCAGCTGGGCCCACCGTTTGCTGCGGGTGATCGAATAGAGCCACAGCGCCGTACCGTCCCAGACGAACCACAGCGCCCCGACGTGCGGCGCACCGTCGCCACCGACCGTGGCGACCCGGCAGGTGCGCTGCGCCCAGAGGAACGCGTCGAGCTCGCCCTGCGTCATCATGATCCGGCGCCCGCGCCGCTGTGTATCGGCCATCCGCCATCGCCCTCCGCCGTGTACCGCTCATGCGGCACTGCCCCGCTCACCTGACACCGGCCCAGCCCTCGGCTACCTACCTGGTTGCGCTATCTGACTGGACGTCAGAAATCATGCGGGCTCTTCCTGACGTACGCAATGCCCGCTAGCCTCGGCCCGCCTCCAGGAGGCCCGTCGGGAAAGCGCATCGCCAGAACCCGGACCCGCCGCGCAACAGACCTACGGAACCAACCGACGGCAACAGACCCACGGAATTCAGGCCCGCCAGAAGGGAAAGCGATGCCTTCGGACGCCGCACGGCTCATCGGCCAACTGGACGCCGCCACGACCGTACTGCTCACCGTCGAGTGCCAGCGCGGGGTGGTCGGCCCGGACAGCGCACTGCCCGAACTCGCCGACGCGGCACGTACGTCGGGGGCGCTGGCGAACGTCGCCCGGCTGGTGGCGGCCGCCCACGACGCCGGTGTCCAGGTGCTGCACGCGGTCGCCGAACGCCGCCCCGACGGCCGCGGCGCCAGCCACAACGCCCGCTTGTTCAAGGCGGCCGAGCGACTGCCCATCCAACAGCTCAGCGGGTCCACCGCGGTCCGTATCGCCGACCCGATACCCGTCTCCGACGATGACCTGGTGGTGCGCAGACTGCACGGCCTCTCGCCGATCGCCGGTACCGACGTGGACGCGCTGCTGCGCAACTTCGGGTGCCGGACCCTGGTCGTCACGGGGGTGTCGGCGAATGTGGCCATCCCCAATGCCGTTTTCGACGCCGTCAACCTCGGCTACACGGCCGTAGTACCCGCGGACGCCATCGCCGGGGTACCTGCCGACTACACCCCCGCGATGATCCGCCACACCCTCGCCCTGGTCGCCACCGTCACCACCACCGATGACGTCCTGACCACCTGGCGGCGGAGACCGGAGCGTGCCACCCCGGCCCCCAACGACACGCCTGCGCCCTCCTGATCTCGCTGATCCCGGCAGCCGCCGCCAAATCACTTGGGCCGGGGTGTCGCCCGCGCCACCACCAGCCAGGACCTACCGGCGTGAGCAAGCGACCGTATGGGGCGTGGCTGAGAGCGCTTCTTACCGGAGCGCACCCTGAGCCCCAACTGGCGGGGAGGGGGACGGTCGTGGGCCTCTGCCGCCGGGCTGATCCCGCTCGGCGGCAGAGGCCCACCTCCGTCGGCTTCCGCTCAGGCAGTCGCCGTGGACTCCGCCGGACGACGGCCCCACGCGGAGATGGTCACCTGAGGGATGTCGATGAAGGCCGGATCCTTCAGAAGGGCGGCGAACTCCGCCAGATCGGCTTCTGTGATCAGACCGTCGGCGAGAAGACCGGGGGCCGCCTGCGTGATGAGCGGAAGCCAGCGGTCCTTGTCGAGTCCGCCCATACAGCCGGGATTCGCGGCGAAGGCCACCTCGGTCAGCGCGTTGCGGGCGAGGAGGGCCGGGAGGCCGCGGACCCAGGTCAGATCAGCCCCGTGCTGCTGATACCTGTGCTGATAGGCATCGAGGAGGCGCTGGACCACGGGGAACGGGGACGTATGGCCGGGCAGCTGGTAGGGCTCTTCGACGATGAGCCAGCCACCGGGGGAGAGCCAGCGGGTGGCCCGCGCGATCATCTCGTCGCGTTCCGGGAGATGGCAGAACAGGTAGCGGGCGTGGATGAGGTCGAAACTGCCGGGCGGGTAATCCTCCCGCGTGATGTCGGCTTCCTGGATCTCCAGATTCGCGGCCCGGCTCGCATCGAGGTGGCGGGTATCGAGATCGACACCGACTACGCGTCCGTCCGGGCAGCGTTCGGCGAGCCAGTAGGCGATGGAGCCGGCGCCTGCGCCCAATTCCAGGCAGTTCCAGGAGGGTTCGATACCAAGACCATCGAGAAGGCCGGTGGTGAAGGTATCGACGTTGCGTTGGATGGCCGCTAAGCGGTCGCGTTCACGGTCGGCGTCATTGCTCAGCATGCCGCTGTTGTAGGGGGTGGTGGTGGCAGGGCGCTGGGTCATGGTGTGGCTCTCTTGGTGAGTACTTGGGGGTGGGTGTGAGTTGGACGTACGTAGTAGACAGGGGCGGGCGGGTGGACGGGTGGGGCAGCGGACGCGGACGAACATGCCCCAGCGCTATCAGGACGGCATGGAGGGTCAGATCTCCGCCCTGGGCTGGGGCCCCAACGCCCTCGTACTGTTCAAAACTCGGTCCATGGCCCGGTGGCCTGTGCCCGCTGCGTGATCCGGGCCTGTCCGAGGGTGAGTGACGTGCGCGGGCCCGCCGCCGTGCCGCAGGGGATCAAGGGGTGTCGGCGCGTACGGCGCTGGTCGCCAGAGTGGTGTAGTGCATCGTGAAGCGGCCGCCCAGGGCGTCGATGGCATGGCCGACCGCGGTCAGTATCTCGGCCAGTTGGTCGTGACGAAGGCGGGTGAGGCCGCCGGTGGTGGGGAGCAGGTTCAGCCATTGGTCGCGTGTGTAGGACTGCTCCCAGTCGAATCGCCACTGTTCCGGTTCGTTGAACTGCTCGGTCTCGCGGAGCTTGTCGGCGATCTTCGCGTACCCCGCTTGGTACGTGTCCAGTGGGCGTCGCGCCGGCTGATTGCTGAACGGGGAGTCGGGCGCCACCCGGCGGTAGGCGGCCGCGAACGGCTCGGCCACCTCGGCAGGCGGTTCGAAGACGTGCCCGAAGATCGCCAGGCGCCCGTGCGGACGCAGCGCTTGGGCCGCCTTCACGGCGCCGGCGGCCGGGTCCACCCAGTGCCACGACTGGGCGGCGATCAATGCGTCGAACGCTCGGCCGGCCGGCTCCCAGGCTTCGAAGGGGGCCACCTCGACCTGTAGGCCGCGGGCTTGCGCGAACTCGGCCATCCGCGCATCCGGCTCTACACCGAGCACGGTGCAACCGGCGGCCTGGAATTGACGGGCCGCGATGCCCGTGCCGCAGCCGACGTCGAGCACGTCAGGCCCCGGGCTTCCGGCGACGATACGCGCCACCAGGCCATCGGGGTAGCCCGGCCGTGCCTGGTTGTAGCGGTGCGCATCCGTGCCGAAAGACTCGGCCATCTGTCGGGCCTGATGCGGTTGCGCCGGCCCTGGTTGCTCTCGCGGTAGAGTGGGCATGCGTTCACTTTAGTGGGCAAGCGCCCATATGCCAACGGATGCCAGGAGCCTGGCGCACGAGAGGATCTGTAAGTGCCGACCGGGGTACACCTTCGCGACGCGCGGCAGCAGCTGTTCGACGCCGCCGAACGCGTGCTGCTGCGCGATGGCCCGAACGGGCTGACCAGCCGGGCTGTCACCGACGAGGCGGCCTGCGCCAAAGGCGTCCTGCACCGGCACTTCGCCGACTTCGACGCTTTCCTCACCGAGCTCGTGCTCGACCGGGCCGCGCAGCTCGAAACGCAAGCGCATGCGCTGCGCGAGACCGTCGGCACCGGCACCGTGGCCGATGACCTCACCGGCGCGCTGACCACCCTGTTCGGACCGGTTCCCGTGGCGATCATTCCGCTCATCACTTTCCGGGACGAGTTGCGCGCGCGGCTGCGGCAAGCCAGGCCCGGAGGCGGCATCGCGATCCTCGCCCAGGTCTCGACCGCGGTCTCCGCTTACCTGGCCGACGAGCGCGCAATGGGCCGCATCTCGGCCGACGCCGACATCGACTCACTCAGCCTCTCGTTGGTCGGCGGTGGTCATCTCCTGTTCGCAGACCGCGACCGCAACCCACCTACCACGGCAACCGTTCACAAGCTGGTGTCCACGGTGCTCGCCGACGTCGTGCAACGGCGGCCACGCTGAACCTGACTTGCAGCCCGCAACGGTCCGCGCCGAAAGGAGTCCTCAGCGTCGGCTGTCGCCGGGCGCGAGCAGGCTGGTGAGCCCGGCGATCGCCGCAGGGGAGGGCTTGAAGTGGCGGCGGACATACTCCGCCTTTTGGTGCTGGGACGTGACGCGCCGGTGCCGG contains these protein-coding regions:
- a CDS encoding class I SAM-dependent methyltransferase, whose translation is MPTLPREQPGPAQPHQARQMAESFGTDAHRYNQARPGYPDGLVARIVAGSPGPDVLDVGCGTGIAARQFQAAGCTVLGVEPDARMAEFAQARGLQVEVAPFEAWEPAGRAFDALIAAQSWHWVDPAAGAVKAAQALRPHGRLAIFGHVFEPPAEVAEPFAAAYRRVAPDSPFSNQPARRPLDTYQAGYAKIADKLRETEQFNEPEQWRFDWEQSYTRDQWLNLLPTTGGLTRLRHDQLAEILTAVGHAIDALGGRFTMHYTTLATSAVRADTP
- a CDS encoding pyridoxamine 5'-phosphate oxidase family protein, which encodes MADTQRRGRRIMMTQGELDAFLWAQRTCRVATVGGDGAPHVGALWFVWDGTALWLYSITRSKRWAQLRKDPRITVVVDDGHAYGELRGAELAGRAEFVGEAPRTGEPCPELDAPERLFAQKYFGTATMPHDGRHAWLRLTPKSVASWDFRKIPG
- a CDS encoding acyl-CoA synthetase gives rise to the protein MNVLFPALRDASPAPALCFGDRSLSHGQLALVAGALAERIAGETRIALWATPTLETSVGAVAALLAGVAVVPVNPKIGESELAHIVADSAPSLVLAEPGSELPGPLAALSRIDIEAAAPSEEAGPAPLPIEPGDEAPALIVYTSGTTGPPKGVVLPRRALAHTLDALADAWQWTADDVLVHALPLFHVHGLILGILGPLRRGGSVHHLGRFSTEAVARELATEGTMLFGVPTMYHRLAAEVGQNPALAKALSRARLLVSGSAALPLTDHERITAATGRRVIERYGMTETLMNTSVRADGPDAPGTVGVPLPGVYARLVDEAGQAIEANDGETVGEIQVRGPNLFVEYLNRPDATAAAFDGGWFRTGDMAVRDAAGNYRIVGRKATDLIKSGGYKIGAGEIENALLAHPGVAEAAVTGAPDEDLGERIVAWIVAETGPDAGPAPSAEELADHVARQLAPHKRPRTVHFLDALPRNDMGKILKRELRA
- a CDS encoding DMT family transporter; amino-acid sequence: MRTATGTPTGTPTGTSTASADTTNTAATTDRPAADGDAATSAITAATATTATSAAPSLRTGTATTTASPKTGGRARSWQLRFAVLSLVWGFSFLFIKVGTQGFAPLQVTLGRVAFGALVLLAVLTVKRERLPRSARIWAHLTAAAFFLNALPFSLFAYAELTIPSTLAGICNATSPLWGMALSVIALSEDRPTRRRVAGLGLGFLGVLTVLGAWQGFAGTDLTGTVMALGAALSYAIGWIYVRRTLAGVSHSHLSMSTTQLLLATAQLAVVTTLFTTAPTSYPIIPLLAVFALGALGTGLAFLIQYGLVAEIGPTTAQMVTYFVPMIATAAGVTLLHEQLSWNTPLGALIILAGAALTQSRPRPIRPAAPRTDSTPD
- a CDS encoding class I SAM-dependent methyltransferase; the protein is MTQRPATTTPYNSGMLSNDADRERDRLAAIQRNVDTFTTGLLDGLGIEPSWNCLELGAGAGSIAYWLAERCPDGRVVGVDLDTRHLDASRAANLEIQEADITREDYPPGSFDLIHARYLFCHLPERDEMIARATRWLSPGGWLIVEEPYQLPGHTSPFPVVQRLLDAYQHRYQQHGADLTWVRGLPALLARNALTEVAFAANPGCMGGLDKDRWLPLITQAAPGLLADGLITEADLAEFAALLKDPAFIDIPQVTISAWGRRPAESTATA
- a CDS encoding carboxyl transferase domain-containing protein yields the protein MAAVADSYSETAVPDDVGIPSGASSRTPSAPDGPLGWRGYDEARARARERTGEEESVVTALATIGGREAVVLSFEFRYLGGSLGERTGDRLEAAYTHAREHRLPVVSLIATGGSRMQEGMRALTQLQRVARQSALNRAAGLPQLAVLRDPTTGGGWATLGAAADVILALPGAQVGFAGSRVRPPDADPSAYTAEGQLAAGQIDAVVPPDQLRATLQRWLQLLGTSRELPATTVDPAPPPAALGPPGLPETGWDAVVRARASGRPRAEAYLRAYFDDREEISGDRCGGVDPGIRCGFGRREGRTIAFAAQCGTATRPAGFRTAARLVRLADRLGVPVLTLVDTPGAANDAAAERAGAGAAIADTFAALATARVPVTSLLIGEGGSGGALALAAPDRLWATPDSYFSVIAPELAAAILKRDETQIHSTADQLRIRPQDLLELGVIRGVVPPA
- a CDS encoding TetR/AcrR family transcriptional regulator codes for the protein MPTGVHLRDARQQLFDAAERVLLRDGPNGLTSRAVTDEAACAKGVLHRHFADFDAFLTELVLDRAAQLETQAHALRETVGTGTVADDLTGALTTLFGPVPVAIIPLITFRDELRARLRQARPGGGIAILAQVSTAVSAYLADERAMGRISADADIDSLSLSLVGGGHLLFADRDRNPPTTATVHKLVSTVLADVVQRRPR
- a CDS encoding cysteine hydrolase, producing MPSDAARLIGQLDAATTVLLTVECQRGVVGPDSALPELADAARTSGALANVARLVAAAHDAGVQVLHAVAERRPDGRGASHNARLFKAAERLPIQQLSGSTAVRIADPIPVSDDDLVVRRLHGLSPIAGTDVDALLRNFGCRTLVVTGVSANVAIPNAVFDAVNLGYTAVVPADAIAGVPADYTPAMIRHTLALVATVTTTDDVLTTWRRRPERATPAPNDTPAPS
- a CDS encoding LysR family transcriptional regulator, with amino-acid sequence MLNLDRLRTLSAVARHGSVGAAAEGLHVTTSAVSQQIAKLERETGQQLLAKNGRGVRLTDAGRLLADHATRILSQVELAQAELEAHRGQAVGELRMGAFPTAARGLFPAALVTLRAEHPQLRAGLTEMEPDESVRGVVRGDIDLAVVLDWYNRPLSLPDGLAKAPLLDDPADVAMPSTHPLAQRRSVELEEFADDEWISWPQGEFCNEWLMFTLRSKGIEPRVAHMAEEHGTQLALIAAGLGVAVAPRLGRGPVPEGVSVVPVRHTMRRHVYAIWRADADRRPSIRAAVGALRTAGKSLQGS